The following coding sequences are from one Sardina pilchardus chromosome 16, fSarPil1.1, whole genome shotgun sequence window:
- the gpr185b gene encoding G-protein coupled receptor 12 produces MIHSFAAAMSNELQNTSSLNAAGTLNFPDVQNSSPVQTQDLRPLAVSPWDIALCVTGTLISCENAIVIAILFYTPTLRAPMFILIGSLAFADLVAGLGLILNFIFVYILNSEVVTLFSVGLLIAAFSASVLNILAITVDRYLSLYNALTYHTERTVTFTYVMVAVIWLVCILLGMLPALGWNCLRNEASCSVCRPVTKNNAVVLAVTFLLVFALMMQLYLQICKIAFRHAQQIAVQNQFMAISTTKGVCTLSAILCTFAMCWLPFAMYSIVADSSYPIIYTYATVLPATCNSVINPIIYAFRNPDIQKSLWLACCGCFPTNLSLRPRTSSDV; encoded by the coding sequence ATGATTCACTCTTTTGCTGCAGCAATGAGCAACGAACTCCAGAACACCTCCTCCTTGAATGCCGCGGGCACGTTGAATTTCCCGGACGTGCAGAACTCGTCGCCGGTGCAGACCCAGGACCTCCGTCCGTTAGCCGTCAGCCCCTGGGACATCGCTCTGTGCGTGACCGGCACCCTTATCTCCTGCGAGAACGCGATTGTCATCGCCATCCTTTTCTACACGCCCACGCTACGGGCTCCCATGTTCATCTTGATCGGGAGTCTGGCCTTCGCGGACCTGGTGGCGGGTCTGGGGCTCATCCTGAACTTCATCTTCGTCTACATCCTCAACTCGGAGGTGGTGACGCTCTTCTCGGTGGGGCTGCTCATCGCCGCCTTCTCCGCCTCCGTGCTCAACATCCTGGCGATCACGGTGGACCGGTACCTCTCGCTGTACAACGCGCTCACCTACCACACGGAGCGCACCGTCACGTTCACCTACGTCATGGTGGCGGTCATCTGGCTGGTGTGCATCCTGCTGGGGATGCTGCCGGCGCTCGGCTGGAACTGCTTGCGCAACGAGGCCAGCTGCAGCGTGTGCCGCCCGGTCACCAAGAACAACGCGGTGGTGCTCGCCGTGACGTTCCTGCTCGTCTTCGCGCTCATGATGCAGCTCTACCTGCAGATCTGCAAGATCGCCTTCCGCCACGCGCAACAGATCGCCGTGCAGAACCAGTTCATGGCCATCTCGACCACCAAAGGCGTGTGCACGCTCTCGGCCATCCTGTGCACGTTCGCCATGTGTTGGCTGCCCTTCGCCATGTACTCCATCGTGGCAGACTCGAGCTACCCAATCATATACACTTACGCCACCGTCTTGCCCGCCACGTGCAATTCGGTGATCAACCCCATCATTTACGCCTTTAGGAATCCCGACATCCAGAAATCGCTGTGGCTCGCGTGCTGCGGCTGTTTCCCCACCAACCTCTCGCTGCGACCAAGGACATCAAGTGACGTATAg